The following are encoded in a window of Bacillota bacterium genomic DNA:
- the spoVAD gene encoding stage V sporulation protein AD — MPAKKLGRSTVKFASPPIIVGTGTVVGPVEGKGPLASDFDVVLPDHAYGERTPEKSETKILEQAAKIAIERAKIEKSMVDYYMAGDLLNQIISAGYSARQLSIPYFGLYGACSTCAMSLALAGMVIDGGFADYVLVACSSHYQTAERQYRYPIELNIQRKTTSQYTVTGAGAAVLASSGTGPKLTHATVGKVVDLGLKDVHDMGGAMAPAAADTLLTHFADTGRGPKDYDLILTGDLASFGSEMLKELVRDNGVELGANYRDCGLMLFDTKSQHVGAGGSGCACSAVVTFGHVLKEMEKGTYKNVLLVATGALMSPLSCQQGESIPCVAHAVVIEA; from the coding sequence GTGCCCGCCAAGAAGCTCGGCAGAAGCACCGTCAAGTTCGCTAGCCCGCCGATCATCGTGGGGACAGGGACGGTCGTGGGGCCGGTAGAGGGCAAGGGGCCACTGGCTTCCGACTTCGACGTCGTCCTGCCGGACCACGCGTACGGCGAGAGAACGCCCGAGAAAAGTGAGACGAAGATCCTGGAGCAAGCCGCGAAGATCGCCATCGAACGTGCTAAGATCGAGAAGAGCATGGTGGACTATTACATGGCTGGCGATCTTCTCAACCAGATAATCTCCGCAGGCTATTCGGCGAGGCAGCTTTCCATCCCATACTTCGGCCTATACGGCGCGTGCTCCACGTGCGCGATGAGCCTCGCGCTCGCGGGGATGGTGATCGATGGCGGCTTCGCCGACTACGTCCTGGTCGCTTGCTCGAGCCATTACCAGACCGCTGAGCGGCAGTACAGGTATCCGATAGAATTGAACATCCAGCGCAAGACCACATCACAGTATACGGTCACCGGCGCGGGAGCGGCGGTGCTCGCTTCGTCGGGAACGGGTCCGAAGCTGACGCACGCGACTGTTGGAAAGGTGGTAGACCTCGGCCTCAAGGACGTGCACGACATGGGAGGCGCGATGGCGCCAGCTGCCGCTGACACGCTTCTCACGCACTTTGCCGACACCGGCCGTGGCCCCAAGGATTACGACCTCATACTCACGGGCGATCTTGCGTCCTTCGGAAGTGAAATGCTGAAGGAGCTGGTGAGAGACAACGGCGTTGAGCTCGGCGCCAATTACAGGGACTGCGGCCTCATGCTGTTTGACACCAAGTCGCAGCATGTCGGGGCAGGAGGCAGTGGATGCGCGTGCTCTGCGGTGGTGACGTTTGGGCACGTCCTGAAGGAGATGGAGAAGGGCACGTACAAGAATGTGCTCCTCGTTGCTACCGGGGCTCTCATGAGCCCTCTCAGCTGCCAACAGGGCGAATCCATACCCTGCGTGGCGCATGCCGTGGTGATCGAAGCGTGA
- a CDS encoding SpoVA/SpoVAEb family sporulation membrane protein codes for MTQASQEEKRRQLAYKELVQKRKPRPRYLRNVLVAFVVGGAIAILGQVVLEFFKSRGLDLNAASAPTLAVMILVGVVATGLGIYDELGEFAGAGAAVPITGFANTIVAAAMDFKREGWVLGMGAKMFIIAGPVIVYATLAGVAVAAIKFIASP; via the coding sequence ATGACCCAAGCCTCGCAAGAAGAAAAGAGACGGCAGCTGGCTTACAAGGAGCTCGTCCAGAAAAGGAAGCCGAGGCCGCGTTACCTGCGCAACGTGCTCGTGGCCTTCGTGGTCGGCGGCGCCATAGCTATCCTCGGACAGGTCGTGCTCGAGTTCTTCAAATCCCGCGGCCTCGATCTCAACGCTGCGTCCGCTCCAACCCTTGCTGTCATGATCCTCGTGGGCGTGGTGGCGACGGGCCTTGGGATCTATGATGAGCTCGGCGAATTCGCGGGCGCCGGGGCGGCCGTGCCCATAACCGGGTTCGCCAATACCATAGTCGCTGCTGCCATGGATTTCAAACGCGAGGGATGGGTTCTCGGCATGGGCGCGAAGATGTTCATCATCGCCGGGCCCGTCATAGTTTACGCGACTCTCGCAGGCGTCGCGGTGGCGGCCATCAAGTTCATAGCCTCGCCGTGA
- a CDS encoding dodecin domain-containing protein has product MPVVKIVELMGESPTSWEDAVNQAVRAASQTIRNITGVEVTNMTASVDDGKVTKYKADVHIAFAVDGT; this is encoded by the coding sequence GTGCCAGTAGTGAAGATAGTTGAGCTCATGGGAGAGTCCCCAACGAGCTGGGAGGACGCGGTGAACCAGGCTGTCAGGGCCGCATCCCAGACCATCAGGAACATCACTGGGGTCGAGGTAACGAACATGACCGCGTCCGTGGACGACGGCAAGGTCACAAAGTACAAAGCCGACGTTCACATCGCGTTTGCGGTGGACGGGACGTGA
- a CDS encoding SigB/SigF/SigG family RNA polymerase sigma factor, which yields MDRGLEGVRFPDTPLLSDEEVRELAARIRGGDAGAREELVSRNLRLVMSIVSRFSQRSSDPEDLFQVGCLGLLHAADRFDPSLGVRFSTYAVPVIMGEIRRHLRDTGAVRVGRSLRERAARVEAARERLRASFGREPTVEEVATETGLSREEVAETREAFQPVLSLSEAVSEESPGPLEEQIATGESFADEKVESIALEQAMTRLNPSERAVLKLRFFDEMKQVEVARALGISQPQVSKIEQRALRRLRQELT from the coding sequence ATGGACCGCGGTCTTGAAGGTGTGCGGTTCCCCGATACTCCTCTTCTGTCCGACGAGGAGGTTCGCGAGCTTGCCGCGCGTATCCGCGGCGGGGACGCGGGGGCCCGCGAGGAGCTTGTCTCGAGGAACCTGCGGCTCGTGATGAGCATAGTCAGCCGGTTCTCGCAGAGGTCGAGCGACCCAGAGGACCTGTTTCAGGTGGGCTGCCTGGGGCTGCTGCATGCGGCTGACAGGTTCGACCCATCGCTCGGCGTTCGCTTTTCGACGTACGCGGTTCCGGTCATAATGGGGGAAATAAGGCGTCACCTGCGCGATACCGGGGCTGTGAGAGTCGGAAGGAGCCTTCGGGAGCGAGCTGCCCGGGTGGAGGCTGCCAGGGAAAGGCTCCGGGCGTCTTTCGGCCGCGAGCCCACCGTGGAGGAAGTCGCCACCGAAACCGGCTTGTCCCGTGAAGAGGTTGCGGAGACCCGCGAGGCGTTTCAACCCGTTCTGTCCCTTTCAGAGGCTGTCTCCGAAGAAAGCCCCGGCCCGCTCGAGGAGCAGATTGCGACCGGTGAATCCTTCGCAGACGAGAAGGTCGAGTCCATCGCTCTAGAGCAGGCCATGACAAGGCTGAACCCGTCGGAACGCGCCGTGCTTAAGCTGAGGTTCTTTGACGAGATGAAACAGGTGGAGGTCGCCCGGGCCTTGGGCATATCGCAGCCCCAGGTCTCGAAGATCGAGCAGAGGGCTCTTCGCCGCTTGAGACAAGAGCTGACCTGA
- a CDS encoding anti-sigma F factor, which produces MGATNHVTFEFPAIAQNVEFARVAVACFASQIDSFTVEEIDDIKLIVSEAVSNVVLHGYDNPGGPVRIRASIDGEVLTVTVEDSGRGIADVEQARRPAFTTSPDRMGMGFTIMEALSDTLDVWSRPGAGVRVTMTKAPRMAGSEEHGPRS; this is translated from the coding sequence ATGGGCGCGACGAACCATGTGACGTTCGAGTTTCCCGCCATCGCGCAGAACGTCGAGTTTGCCAGGGTAGCGGTAGCGTGCTTCGCATCGCAGATCGACTCGTTCACAGTGGAAGAGATAGACGACATCAAGCTCATAGTCTCCGAGGCCGTCTCCAACGTCGTGCTCCATGGATATGACAACCCCGGCGGCCCCGTGCGCATCCGCGCATCCATCGACGGCGAGGTGCTCACGGTCACCGTTGAGGATAGCGGCCGCGGAATCGCCGACGTCGAGCAGGCCCGCCGGCCTGCGTTCACGACGTCCCCCGACCGAATGGGCATGGGGTTCACTATCATGGAGGCCCTGTCCGACACCCTTGATGTGTGGTCCAGGCCAGGGGCCGGAGTTCGGGTCACCATGACCAAGGCTCCGCGCATGGCAGGGAGCGAGGAGCATGGACCGCGGTCTTGA
- a CDS encoding anti-sigma factor antagonist (This anti-anti-sigma factor, or anti-sigma factor antagonist, belongs to a family that includes characterized members SpoIIAA, RsbV, RsfA, and RsfB.), with protein MRTETRAIGNVLVVRLSGELDLGTAPDFRGRVEEELDARPDVTCMFLVLRDVTFIDSSGLGVILGRYKRLRARGGSLVAVSPSPQVRKVFELSGLATIIPVCETEDEAWARASGV; from the coding sequence ATGAGGACCGAGACCAGGGCCATCGGAAACGTTCTTGTGGTTCGCCTCTCGGGAGAGCTCGATCTTGGGACTGCACCCGATTTCCGTGGAAGGGTTGAGGAGGAGCTCGACGCAAGGCCCGACGTCACCTGTATGTTCCTGGTGCTGCGCGACGTGACGTTCATCGACAGCTCGGGCCTGGGCGTCATCCTCGGCAGGTACAAGCGGCTTCGCGCCCGCGGCGGCAGCCTTGTCGCGGTGTCGCCGTCTCCGCAGGTTCGCAAGGTCTTCGAGCTCTCGGGCCTGGCGACCATCATCCCCGTGTGCGAGACCGAGGACGAGGCATGGGCGCGGGCATCGGGGGTGTGA
- a CDS encoding D-alanyl-D-alanine carboxypeptidase yields MHARRVPTGIALATLAVAVVYVWSAALPVQVAAQEKQQGPAPSVSITAGSAVLMDAVSGRVLFEKEPDKRMAPASITKIMTMLLAMEAIEQGKVSLDDMVVTSEHAMEMGGSQIWLEVGEEMSLADLLKAIAIVSANDASVAVAEHIAGSEEAFVDMMNQRARELGMTGTHFANCHGLPQRDHYTTARDIAIMSRALLRYPKVHEWFTTWIDYVRGGKNILVNTNRLIKSYEGADGLKTGFTEEAGYCLSATAKRGGLRLIAVVLNVADSQLRFKEASALLDFGFRHYAGVEIASQGQVMAQLDVARGVVEKVDIVAKDPLVAVVRRGEEGKVTSEMILPERINAPVQKGQKVGDLIARLEDGTEVARVDLVAAEEVKRGSVFRVLFRATRNMLRALFRVGKD; encoded by the coding sequence ATGCATGCGCGGAGAGTGCCGACGGGTATCGCTCTTGCGACGCTCGCGGTTGCCGTGGTCTACGTGTGGAGCGCCGCGCTACCCGTTCAAGTGGCAGCCCAGGAGAAACAGCAAGGCCCGGCCCCAAGCGTGTCGATCACTGCTGGCTCGGCGGTGCTCATGGACGCCGTGTCAGGGAGGGTTCTCTTTGAAAAGGAGCCCGACAAGAGGATGGCGCCCGCGAGCATTACAAAGATCATGACCATGCTCCTCGCGATGGAAGCGATAGAGCAGGGGAAAGTCAGCCTGGATGACATGGTGGTCACAAGCGAGCACGCTATGGAGATGGGAGGGTCCCAGATCTGGCTCGAGGTCGGGGAGGAGATGAGCCTCGCTGACCTCTTGAAGGCCATCGCCATCGTGTCTGCGAATGACGCGAGCGTGGCTGTGGCAGAGCACATCGCCGGGAGCGAAGAGGCTTTCGTGGACATGATGAACCAGCGCGCCCGCGAACTGGGGATGACTGGCACCCATTTCGCCAATTGCCACGGGCTTCCTCAGCGAGACCATTACACGACCGCGCGCGACATCGCCATCATGTCCCGCGCCCTGCTCCGCTACCCGAAAGTACACGAGTGGTTCACTACTTGGATCGACTACGTGCGGGGCGGCAAGAACATTCTCGTGAACACCAACAGGCTTATCAAGTCCTACGAGGGGGCTGATGGCCTCAAGACCGGTTTTACGGAGGAAGCGGGGTACTGCCTGTCAGCCACGGCGAAGAGAGGAGGCCTAAGGCTCATAGCGGTCGTATTGAACGTGGCCGATTCTCAGCTCCGGTTCAAGGAGGCGTCGGCTCTCCTGGATTTCGGGTTCAGACATTACGCCGGCGTCGAGATCGCGTCGCAGGGCCAGGTCATGGCACAACTGGACGTGGCGCGCGGCGTGGTCGAGAAAGTCGACATCGTCGCGAAGGATCCCCTTGTTGCCGTGGTGCGTCGCGGCGAGGAGGGCAAGGTAACGAGCGAGATGATCCTTCCGGAGAGGATCAACGCCCCGGTGCAGAAGGGACAGAAGGTCGGGGATCTCATTGCGCGTCTGGAGGACGGGACCGAGGTCGCGCGGGTCGACCTTGTAGCTGCGGAGGAGGTGAAGCGCGGGAGCGTGTTCAGGGTGCTGTTTCGTGCCACCCGCAACATGCTGAGAGCGCTCTTCCGGGTGGGGAAGGACTGA
- a CDS encoding pyrimidine-nucleoside phosphorylase gives MRPYDIILKKRRGEELSREEITFLVDGFTRGDIPDYQMSAWCMAVFFQGMSARETRDLTIAMARSGETVDLSAIRGVKVDKHSTGGVGDKTTLVLAPLVAAAGVPVAKMSGRGLGHTGGTLDKLESIPGFRVDLSKDAFVRNVNSIGVAVVGQTAAVAPADKKLYALRDVTATVDSMPLIASSVCSKKLACGSDAIVFDVKAGSGAFMKSDEDAVALAHLMVEIVEGAGRRAAAVVSDMSQPLGLAVGNALEVREAIDALRGQGPSDLIELCLTLGSLMLVLGGAASDTDRARELLGRLLENGSALAKFAEFVAAQGGDATVCERPEILPRAAHTVPVPSHASGYVSAIDAERVGVAAMILGAGRRVKDEAIDPAAGLVVEKKIGQEVAAGEPLALLHTNNAASIEEASRLVSSAYTISQSPPSPPLLVKRVIGAQR, from the coding sequence ATGAGGCCGTATGACATCATCCTCAAGAAGAGGCGGGGCGAGGAACTCTCCCGTGAGGAGATAACGTTCCTCGTGGACGGATTCACGCGGGGGGATATCCCGGATTACCAGATGTCGGCGTGGTGCATGGCTGTGTTCTTCCAGGGGATGAGCGCGCGCGAAACGCGCGACCTCACGATAGCCATGGCGAGGTCAGGGGAGACCGTGGACCTTTCGGCGATCCGCGGAGTCAAGGTGGACAAACACAGCACCGGCGGGGTCGGCGACAAGACAACGCTCGTTCTGGCGCCCCTCGTGGCTGCGGCGGGGGTGCCGGTGGCGAAGATGTCCGGTCGCGGGCTTGGGCATACCGGCGGCACCCTCGACAAGCTTGAGTCGATCCCCGGGTTCCGTGTGGACCTTTCCAAGGACGCGTTCGTCCGCAACGTGAACTCCATTGGTGTCGCCGTGGTCGGCCAGACCGCGGCGGTGGCGCCGGCCGACAAGAAGCTGTATGCGCTGCGCGATGTCACGGCCACGGTAGACAGCATGCCGCTCATAGCGAGCAGCGTGTGCAGCAAGAAACTGGCGTGCGGCTCCGACGCCATCGTGTTCGACGTGAAGGCTGGCAGCGGGGCGTTCATGAAGTCGGACGAGGACGCAGTGGCTCTGGCGCATTTGATGGTGGAGATCGTGGAGGGGGCAGGCCGGAGGGCCGCGGCTGTCGTGAGCGACATGAGCCAGCCTCTAGGGCTTGCTGTGGGGAATGCGCTGGAGGTCAGGGAGGCCATCGATGCGCTTCGGGGGCAGGGGCCGTCCGATCTAATCGAGCTTTGTTTGACCCTTGGGTCGCTCATGCTCGTGCTGGGCGGGGCGGCTTCCGACACCGACCGAGCCCGGGAGCTCCTTGGCAGGCTCCTTGAAAACGGGTCAGCTCTCGCCAAATTTGCCGAGTTTGTGGCGGCGCAAGGCGGAGACGCGACCGTATGCGAACGTCCTGAGATCCTTCCGCGCGCAGCGCACACCGTGCCCGTTCCGAGTCATGCGTCGGGCTACGTCAGCGCGATCGACGCAGAGCGGGTCGGCGTCGCCGCGATGATACTCGGTGCGGGGCGGCGAGTCAAGGACGAGGCAATCGACCCCGCGGCCGGGCTTGTCGTGGAGAAGAAGATCGGCCAGGAGGTGGCCGCAGGGGAGCCGCTTGCTCTTCTGCATACGAATAACGCTGCCAGCATCGAGGAAGCGTCGCGCCTTGTGTCATCGGCGTATACGATCTCCCAGTCGCCTCCGTCTCCGCCGCTCTTGGTGAAACGGGTTATCGGCGCCCAGCGCTGA
- the xerD gene encoding site-specific tyrosine recombinase XerD — translation MVLYWKQRASVAGLDLSRDGGEGGVILLDEFLAYLAVERGLAQNSLESYARDLNQFTSFVEECQGRTLDEVTQDTIMAYIEHLKRQGKAASSVCRQLAAIRGFYRFLDREGKIQRDPTVNLGSPKQERRLPGVLSLEEVGRLLEMPSTEAPAGVRDKAMLEVLYATGMRVSELVSLDIGDLNVEMGYVRCLGKGAKERIVPVGRVASGWVRAYLRSARPLLVRNHAENALFVNARGRRMTRQGFWKIIKAYAAKAGIQKRVTPHTLRHCFATHLLENGADLRSVQEMLGHVDIATTQVYTHLAKGKLKEIYDSAHPRARVEGAPAASTDRPGDVAGDDSAVGEPRPFGSTSVNAAAGAQRKAPAPALARSRGGKTRDEAV, via the coding sequence ATGGTGTTATACTGGAAACAGCGGGCAAGCGTGGCAGGTCTGGATTTGTCCCGCGACGGAGGCGAGGGCGGCGTGATCCTGTTGGACGAATTCCTCGCATACCTAGCGGTGGAACGGGGCCTTGCGCAGAACAGCCTGGAATCGTACGCTAGGGACCTGAACCAATTCACCAGTTTCGTGGAGGAGTGCCAGGGCAGAACGCTGGACGAGGTCACGCAGGACACCATCATGGCGTACATCGAGCATCTCAAGCGGCAGGGAAAGGCCGCGTCCAGCGTGTGTAGGCAGCTCGCGGCGATCAGAGGGTTTTATCGGTTCCTCGATCGCGAGGGCAAGATCCAGCGGGATCCCACGGTGAACCTCGGCTCTCCCAAGCAGGAACGGCGTCTTCCAGGCGTCCTCAGCCTCGAGGAGGTCGGCCGGCTTCTCGAAATGCCTAGCACTGAGGCCCCGGCAGGGGTGAGGGACAAGGCGATGCTGGAGGTGCTTTATGCGACCGGCATGCGCGTGTCGGAGCTTGTATCGCTCGATATCGGCGACCTGAACGTCGAGATGGGCTACGTGAGGTGCTTGGGGAAGGGAGCCAAGGAGAGGATCGTTCCTGTTGGCCGCGTGGCGTCGGGCTGGGTGCGCGCTTATCTCCGTTCTGCAAGGCCGCTCTTGGTGCGGAACCACGCTGAGAACGCGCTCTTCGTGAACGCCCGCGGCAGAAGAATGACCAGGCAGGGCTTTTGGAAGATAATCAAGGCGTACGCCGCGAAGGCGGGCATACAGAAGCGGGTGACGCCCCATACCCTGCGTCACTGTTTCGCGACGCACCTTCTCGAGAATGGCGCAGACCTGCGGTCCGTCCAGGAGATGCTGGGACATGTCGACATCGCGACGACGCAGGTCTATACGCACCTTGCCAAGGGCAAGCTTAAGGAGATATACGACTCTGCGCACCCGAGGGCAAGAGTAGAGGGCGCGCCAGCAGCGTCGACGGATCGTCCCGGAGACGTGGCCGGCGACGATTCCGCCGTCGGAGAGCCGCGTCCGTTCGGATCCACGAGCGTGAACGCTGCCGCGGGGGCGCAGAGGAAGGCGCCGGCTCCCGCGTTGGCGCGATCACGAGGAGGGAAAACGCGCGATGAGGCCGTATGA
- the spoIIM gene encoding stage II sporulation protein M, which translates to MLDDSRSLLAPSGDSLRRHLPVLVLVMFMFVMGVIFGSLSVKALPESQRAELAEDLMVFFRGFGGQGQGQAGGAAASRQALYNNLKTVALALVLGLTVIGAPGILVLLFLRGFVIGFTVGFLVDEMGAKGVILAAASVLPQHVFIIPAILAACEVSLAFAVTLAVDRLSQRRTQIYPQFVFTAAVCLGAVILLVIGSVADTYVAPAFIRLVSKYLL; encoded by the coding sequence ATGCTGGACGATTCGCGTTCCCTTCTCGCGCCTTCCGGCGATTCCCTGAGGCGGCACCTGCCCGTCCTCGTCCTGGTCATGTTCATGTTTGTGATGGGGGTCATCTTCGGCTCCCTTTCGGTGAAGGCATTGCCCGAGAGCCAAAGAGCGGAGTTGGCTGAGGACCTCATGGTTTTTTTCAGGGGCTTCGGAGGCCAGGGACAGGGCCAGGCTGGCGGGGCGGCTGCGTCCAGGCAGGCGCTGTACAATAACCTTAAGACCGTCGCGTTGGCCCTGGTGTTAGGGCTCACCGTCATTGGGGCTCCCGGCATCCTGGTTCTGCTGTTCCTGAGAGGCTTCGTCATCGGATTCACCGTGGGTTTCCTCGTCGACGAGATGGGTGCCAAGGGGGTCATCCTGGCGGCCGCGTCTGTGCTCCCCCAGCATGTCTTCATAATCCCTGCGATACTGGCGGCGTGCGAGGTTTCGCTCGCGTTTGCGGTGACTCTCGCCGTGGACAGGCTGAGCCAGAGGAGAACCCAAATCTACCCGCAATTCGTCTTCACGGCGGCCGTGTGTCTCGGAGCCGTGATCCTCCTAGTCATCGGGAGCGTCGCGGACACGTACGTAGCACCGGCGTTCATCAGGCTGGTATCCAAGTACCTGCTTTAG
- a CDS encoding NUDIX hydrolase, whose protein sequence is MDEPNLVERQLRSTTVYSGSVLRLRVDDVELPSGRRSRREVVEHPGGVAVVAVDHDSSVILVRQFRYPVRSALWEIPAGKLEPGEDPLRCAARELEEETGYRAGVLEEVVPFYTSPGFCDEVLHLFFARSLEPGDERPDEDEVIETRRVSRAELDDMIARGEIRDGKTLLGLFMAIARGLV, encoded by the coding sequence TTGGACGAACCAAACCTTGTGGAAAGGCAGCTGCGCTCTACGACGGTGTACAGCGGGAGCGTCCTGCGGCTGCGCGTGGACGATGTGGAGCTTCCGTCGGGCAGGCGGTCGCGGCGCGAAGTCGTGGAACATCCGGGCGGGGTTGCGGTGGTCGCTGTAGACCACGACAGCTCGGTGATCCTTGTGCGTCAATTCAGGTACCCGGTTCGGTCAGCTCTATGGGAGATCCCCGCGGGGAAGCTCGAGCCAGGCGAGGACCCTCTTCGGTGCGCCGCGCGCGAGCTCGAGGAAGAGACTGGTTACCGGGCGGGCGTCCTCGAGGAAGTCGTGCCGTTCTACACGTCCCCGGGGTTCTGTGATGAGGTGCTGCACCTTTTCTTTGCGAGGAGCCTTGAGCCGGGAGATGAGAGGCCCGATGAGGACGAGGTCATCGAGACCAGGCGAGTGTCCCGCGCGGAGCTAGATGACATGATAGCGAGGGGTGAGATCAGAGACGGCAAGACCCTCCTCGGCCTCTTCATGGCGATAGCGAGAGGGCTCGTTTAG